The sequence GCTTCGCCGCCGACGCGTACGCACGCGTGCGCGGCCTTGGCGCTGTTTGCGTCACCTATTGCGTCGGCGGACTGAAAGTCGCCAACACGACGGCGGAGGCATTTGCGGAAAAGTCACCGGTCGTGGTCATCAGCGGAGCGCCTGGAATCAAGGAGCGTGAAAAGAATCCGCTCTTGCATCACAAGGTCCGCGAGTTCGATACCCAGAAACGGGTGTTCGAGCAACTGACGGTCGCTTCGACCGCTTTAAACGATCCACAGACCGCGTTTCACGAGATCGACGGCGTGTTGCATGCGGCCCTGCGCTTCAAGCGTCCTGTTTACAGGAAGAACAACTGGACCGGGCATTGAATTGCGCCAGGGGATTTACGGATGGGTTTTGCCTGCTGGATGTGCGATTGGGGCCGCTCGACCG comes from Candidatus Angelobacter sp. and encodes:
- a CDS encoding thiamine pyrophosphate-binding protein, with the translated sequence MKKANSIGCYLIQRLRAHGLRHVLAFPEITFSVSMSNSRTARCGSSNTCDEQGAGFAADAYARVRGLGAVCVTYCVGGLKVANTTAEAFAEKSPVVVISGAPGIKEREKNPLLHHKVREFDTQKRVFEQLTVASTALNDPQTAFHEIDGVLHAALRFKRPVYRKNNWTGH